A stretch of Synechococcus sp. MIT S9220 DNA encodes these proteins:
- a CDS encoding glycosyltransferase family 4 protein, whose product MHRTNEKLKLIEVDITMKRSRSNSEARSKKVAILCTHPVQYFAPFFRELGELSKIESKVFFGCLHGAQGKSYDPDFGISIKWDCNILEGYQWYTSSRKSLTDLNQIGSLGLAIKTCLQIIKYDPDYVFIFAYSPFYIAACSLMLILAKKKILLRADTSDSALQRSKPKGLARDIILSFYYKFVYHFFPIGSESYDHYIRLGVCPQKLSTAVYAVDKKVIKPIKNLTYKNDMQYDRKDIINIGFVGKFTPVKDPLTIIEAITHLSIKERNMIRIKTAGTGPLFSEFMSQCKKACIQCQSEGFLNQTEMPAFYQLIDLLILPSVQGEVWGLVVNEALSQGVKVIVSDNVGCRHDLVSSSSAGWVFPAGQSRMLAAKLKEALAMWPWTKRNQPTPFISDLTTAVLDIIQ is encoded by the coding sequence TTGCACAGGACCAATGAAAAACTCAAACTAATTGAAGTTGACATAACAATGAAAAGATCGAGATCAAACTCAGAGGCCAGAAGCAAAAAGGTGGCTATTTTGTGTACTCATCCAGTTCAATATTTTGCTCCATTTTTTAGGGAGCTAGGGGAATTATCTAAAATCGAAAGCAAGGTATTTTTTGGATGCCTACATGGCGCACAAGGGAAATCGTATGATCCAGATTTTGGCATAAGCATTAAGTGGGATTGCAATATACTTGAAGGCTACCAATGGTATACATCATCCAGAAAAAGCTTGACTGACTTAAATCAAATTGGCTCTCTTGGATTAGCAATTAAAACATGCCTGCAAATTATTAAATACGATCCAGATTATGTTTTTATTTTTGCATATTCACCCTTCTATATCGCAGCCTGTTCATTAATGCTTATTTTAGCGAAAAAGAAAATACTATTACGAGCTGATACATCAGATAGCGCTCTCCAAAGAAGCAAACCCAAAGGCCTTGCAAGAGATATAATACTAAGCTTTTATTATAAATTTGTATATCACTTTTTCCCTATAGGCAGTGAGTCGTATGACCACTACATAAGGCTAGGAGTATGCCCCCAAAAGTTAAGCACTGCAGTCTATGCGGTAGACAAAAAAGTTATCAAGCCGATAAAGAATTTGACTTACAAGAATGATATGCAGTACGACAGAAAAGACATTATAAATATTGGCTTTGTAGGAAAATTTACTCCAGTGAAAGACCCGCTAACGATAATTGAAGCGATAACGCATCTATCAATAAAAGAAAGAAATATGATCCGTATTAAAACTGCAGGAACAGGGCCTTTGTTCAGTGAGTTCATGAGCCAATGCAAGAAAGCTTGCATACAATGTCAAAGCGAAGGGTTTCTTAATCAAACAGAAATGCCTGCTTTCTATCAATTGATTGACCTACTTATTTTGCCTTCAGTACAAGGTGAGGTGTGGGGTCTTGTAGTGAACGAAGCACTAAGCCAAGGGGTTAAAGTAATAGTGAGCGATAACGTTGGATGTCGTCATGACCTGGTCTCATCTAGTTCCGCTGGATGGGTCTTTCCAGCTGGACAAAGCAGAATGCTTGCAGCAAAACTTAAAGAGGCATTAGCAATGTGGCCTTGGACAAAAAGAAATCAACCAACACCATTCATATCAGATCTGACAACAGCAGTTTTGGATATCATCCAGTGA
- a CDS encoding glycosyltransferase, producing the protein MKLLVVSTHPIQYVSPQLRLISKSVDTKVLYISPQNAFKQKASKAIDPGFGVELEWDNQILKGFDYEFLTDKPLTKVEGLRGLSHLPRLLKKINTYTPSAILFFNHAPALTLLAGIICGWTGKNIFIRTEATDQVKQRNWLISFFRDLLLRSLYSKSKCIFPITSHGRIHCEKRGVKCNRLQIVNYSPDTNLLQHESKKYHKYRTELRQLLGINYDAMVFIYAGRYSKEKDIFCIPKAFCNCQELQENNVHFISVGAGPLEREWLRRMNQVLGHNFHHLGFMNQSKICQAYAASDTLILPSNDKETWGLVINEALAMRCNVVASSLAGCVKDLSELGAPIKSFSPGSYTQLRSCLLAAKRGKNSQALFDISLLPKTEDFPNILIERIKHL; encoded by the coding sequence GTGAAATTACTAGTTGTTAGTACACATCCAATCCAATACGTATCTCCACAACTAAGACTGATCAGCAAGTCAGTTGACACCAAAGTATTATATATCAGCCCTCAGAATGCATTTAAACAAAAAGCGAGTAAAGCTATAGATCCTGGGTTTGGTGTAGAGCTTGAATGGGATAATCAAATTCTAAAAGGTTTTGACTATGAGTTTTTAACGGATAAGCCACTAACGAAGGTCGAAGGATTGAGAGGGCTTTCTCATTTGCCGAGACTACTCAAAAAAATAAATACATACACGCCCAGTGCTATCCTATTCTTTAACCACGCACCTGCATTAACACTTCTAGCAGGAATTATATGCGGCTGGACCGGTAAGAATATATTTATCAGAACAGAAGCCACGGACCAGGTTAAACAAAGGAACTGGCTTATAAGTTTCTTCAGAGATCTTCTTCTTCGTTCTCTATATAGCAAGTCAAAGTGCATTTTCCCAATCACATCGCATGGCAGAATTCATTGTGAAAAAAGGGGGGTTAAATGCAATAGGCTTCAAATAGTCAATTACTCTCCTGACACAAATTTACTGCAACATGAGTCCAAAAAATATCACAAGTACAGAACAGAATTAAGGCAATTGCTAGGCATTAACTATGATGCAATGGTTTTCATCTATGCAGGCAGATACAGTAAAGAAAAAGATATTTTCTGCATACCAAAAGCATTTTGCAACTGCCAAGAACTACAAGAAAATAACGTTCATTTTATTAGTGTTGGCGCTGGTCCGCTCGAGAGAGAGTGGTTAAGACGAATGAATCAAGTACTGGGGCACAATTTTCATCATCTGGGATTCATGAATCAGTCAAAAATTTGCCAAGCATATGCAGCAAGTGATACACTAATTTTGCCCTCTAACGATAAGGAAACATGGGGCTTAGTAATTAACGAAGCTTTGGCAATGAGGTGCAATGTTGTAGCGTCTAGTCTCGCTGGCTGCGTTAAAGATTTAAGCGAATTAGGGGCACCTATTAAAAGCTTTAGCCCTGGTTCATATACACAATTGAGATCTTGCCTGCTCGCGGCAAAGAGAGGAAAAAACTCTCAGGCGTTATTTGATATATCACTTCTACCTAAAACAGAGGACTTCCCAAACATTCTCATAGAAAGAATCAAACATTTGTAG
- the trpC gene encoding indole-3-glycerol phosphate synthase TrpC, translating to MEFRRRPPNPKVQVAHLEYAIPHEESEPRNILEKIVWEKDKEIEVARQRMPLAQLKARVAELPKARDFLATLRSAPVLPAVIAEVKKASPSKGVIREDFDPVAIARSYVSGGASCLSVLTDKTFFQGGFDVLVAVREAVDVPLLCKDFILSPHQLYQARAAGADAALLIAGILSDQDLSYLRKVAAAIGLTVLVEVHDAQELQRVLALGGFPLIGVNNRDLTSFETDLSTTEQLAEQFADELKAQGALLVSESGLFARADLDRVQAAGAAAVLVGEALMRQQDVEQGLRTLMSG from the coding sequence ATGGAGTTTCGTCGCCGTCCACCCAATCCCAAGGTTCAGGTAGCTCATCTCGAATATGCCATCCCTCATGAGGAGAGTGAGCCCCGCAACATCCTCGAAAAGATCGTCTGGGAGAAAGACAAGGAAATTGAAGTCGCGCGTCAGCGCATGCCCTTGGCGCAGCTGAAAGCACGTGTTGCTGAACTCCCCAAGGCAAGAGATTTTCTGGCCACGTTGCGATCGGCACCTGTTCTGCCGGCTGTGATCGCTGAGGTTAAAAAGGCCAGTCCCAGTAAGGGTGTGATCCGTGAGGATTTCGATCCCGTTGCGATCGCACGTTCTTATGTGTCCGGTGGTGCCAGCTGCCTGTCCGTGTTGACGGACAAGACCTTTTTCCAGGGTGGTTTCGATGTGCTGGTCGCCGTCCGCGAGGCCGTGGATGTGCCTTTGCTCTGCAAAGACTTCATCCTCAGTCCACATCAGCTCTATCAGGCGCGTGCGGCCGGTGCTGATGCAGCACTGTTAATCGCTGGAATTCTTTCGGATCAGGATCTGTCGTATCTGCGCAAAGTAGCCGCGGCGATCGGACTCACGGTTCTGGTGGAAGTGCACGACGCGCAAGAACTGCAGCGGGTTCTGGCTCTTGGCGGTTTCCCATTGATTGGAGTCAACAACAGGGATCTCACCAGTTTTGAGACCGACCTCTCCACCACAGAGCAACTGGCCGAACAGTTTGCAGACGAACTCAAAGCCCAGGGCGCGCTGCTGGTGAGTGAGTCGGGTCTGTTCGCTCGAGCTGATCTCGATCGCGTTCAGGCCGCAGGTGCTGCTGCGGTGTTGGTAGGTGAAGCCTTGATGCGTCAGCAGGATGTGGAGCAGGGTCTGCGCACGTTGATGTCCGGCTGA
- the sodX gene encoding nickel-type superoxide dismutase maturation protease, with translation MNTPLPAAGLKDLLLFFLGRRRLFQVEGDSMLPALQPKQRMLVKLRPHDGRSPSPGTVVVCHHPSDLNLVITKRVWQSNDGWLELRGDNPTANTDSRQFGQVALEQVIGEVTAVIPPTGRSSEGT, from the coding sequence GTGAACACTCCACTTCCAGCAGCGGGTCTAAAGGATCTGCTGCTGTTTTTTTTGGGGCGACGCAGGCTGTTCCAGGTGGAGGGAGACTCGATGCTCCCCGCTCTTCAACCCAAGCAACGGATGCTGGTGAAGCTGCGGCCCCATGACGGCAGATCGCCATCACCGGGGACCGTTGTGGTCTGCCATCACCCAAGCGACCTCAATCTGGTGATCACAAAGCGCGTCTGGCAGTCGAACGATGGCTGGCTAGAGCTCAGAGGCGATAATCCAACAGCCAACACAGACAGCCGCCAGTTTGGGCAGGTGGCCTTGGAGCAAGTGATCGGTGAAGTGACTGCTGTGATCCCACCGACAGGTCGGTCCAGCGAAGGGACCTGA
- the lpdA gene encoding dihydrolipoyl dehydrogenase, which translates to MSDASFDFDVIVIGAGYGGFDAAKHAADHGLKVAIIESRDMGGTCVNRGCVPSKALLAASGRVRELADAKHLSSFGIHAAPVRFERQKIADHANELVATIRSNLTKTLERAGVTIIRGQGRLDAPQRVGVREISGVDRVLSARDVILATGSDPFVPPGIETDGRSVFTSDEAVNLEWLPRWIAIIGSGYIGLEFADVYTALGCEVTMIEALDRVMPTFDPDIAKLAARKLIDGRDIDARSGVLAKSIKPGSPAVIELVDMQTREPVETLEVDAVLVATGRVPSSKGLNLEALGVETNRGFVPIDDGMRVLSGGQPVPHLWAVGDVTGKLMLAHTAAAQGTVAVDNILGHTREIDYRSIPAATFTHPEISSVGLSEADAKQQSADQGFELGVVRSYFKANSKALAELESDGLMKLLFNKVTGEVLGAHIYGLHAADLIQEVSNAVARRQSVRQLATEVHTHPTLSEVVEVAYKQAAASLTAAA; encoded by the coding sequence GTGAGCGACGCCAGTTTCGACTTCGATGTGATCGTGATCGGTGCCGGTTATGGCGGTTTCGATGCGGCCAAACATGCCGCTGATCACGGACTGAAGGTGGCGATCATCGAGTCTCGCGATATGGGCGGGACCTGCGTGAATCGTGGCTGTGTTCCGTCTAAAGCCCTGTTGGCAGCCTCCGGCCGGGTGCGAGAGCTTGCCGATGCCAAGCATCTCTCCAGCTTTGGTATCCACGCGGCACCTGTTCGCTTTGAGCGCCAAAAGATCGCTGATCACGCCAATGAACTGGTGGCCACGATCCGCAGCAACCTCACCAAGACGCTTGAGAGGGCTGGTGTCACGATCATCCGTGGTCAGGGACGCCTGGATGCCCCACAGAGGGTGGGAGTCCGTGAAATCAGCGGTGTCGACAGGGTTCTCTCGGCTCGTGATGTGATCCTCGCCACCGGTTCTGATCCCTTTGTTCCGCCTGGTATCGAGACGGATGGACGCAGTGTGTTTACCAGTGATGAGGCCGTGAACCTGGAATGGCTTCCACGCTGGATCGCCATCATCGGTAGTGGATACATCGGCCTGGAATTCGCCGATGTTTACACCGCGCTCGGATGTGAGGTGACCATGATTGAGGCCCTAGATCGGGTGATGCCCACCTTCGATCCAGATATCGCCAAGCTTGCTGCGCGCAAGCTGATCGACGGTCGTGACATCGATGCCCGTTCAGGCGTTCTGGCCAAGTCGATCAAGCCTGGTTCCCCCGCAGTGATCGAACTGGTTGATATGCAGACCCGTGAACCCGTTGAGACTCTGGAGGTTGATGCGGTGCTGGTTGCTACGGGCAGGGTGCCGAGCAGCAAAGGTCTCAACCTTGAGGCCTTGGGTGTTGAAACCAACCGCGGATTTGTGCCCATCGACGACGGCATGCGAGTGCTCTCTGGCGGTCAGCCCGTACCCCACCTCTGGGCTGTCGGCGATGTGACCGGCAAGCTGATGCTGGCCCATACCGCCGCTGCTCAGGGCACGGTGGCTGTCGACAATATCCTCGGCCACACCCGTGAGATCGACTACCGCAGTATTCCTGCAGCCACGTTTACGCACCCTGAAATCAGCTCAGTGGGGCTGAGCGAAGCCGATGCCAAGCAGCAGTCTGCTGATCAGGGGTTCGAGCTCGGCGTGGTTCGCAGCTATTTCAAGGCCAATTCCAAGGCTCTGGCTGAACTGGAAAGTGATGGCCTGATGAAATTGCTTTTTAACAAGGTCACTGGTGAGGTGCTTGGTGCCCATATCTATGGACTGCATGCCGCTGACCTGATTCAGGAGGTCTCCAATGCGGTGGCCCGTCGTCAGAGTGTGCGTCAGCTGGCCACCGAAGTGCACACTCATCCGACCCTCAGCGAAGTGGTTGAAGTGGCCTACAAGCAGGCTGCCGCTTCTCTCACCGCCGCTGCCTGA
- a CDS encoding RNA methyltransferase — MPVSEVNQLQDSGVDLITSRRNPLVRRLRSLAASSGRQQDGHLLLEGTHQLQELLSLPRRPTMPIKVIATPAWLDSHADLIDLSAADIDLQPMADEALRAALSTVNPDGVACLWPVDQLPESAEAPSFVLALDRVQDPGNVGTLLRTALAADVEEVWLAAGADPLAPKVVRSAVGAVLRLPLRRLGPTDVVGVEQLTDKLSAARDRGLQVVAALVPDSGTGMPVIPYWQLDWCRPTVLVLGNEAAGLHPALQACCSHGVTLPHSSQVESLNVASAAVPLLLERRRATMTASLQLSG; from the coding sequence ATGCCAGTTTCTGAGGTGAATCAGCTTCAGGATTCCGGCGTCGATCTGATCACCAGTCGTCGCAATCCTCTTGTTCGGCGTCTTCGCTCTCTGGCGGCGTCCTCAGGGCGTCAGCAGGACGGACATCTTCTGCTCGAAGGCACGCATCAACTGCAAGAGCTGCTGTCTTTGCCGCGTCGGCCGACCATGCCAATCAAGGTGATTGCGACGCCAGCCTGGCTGGACTCTCATGCGGATCTGATCGATCTCTCGGCGGCTGACATCGATCTGCAGCCGATGGCTGATGAAGCCCTCAGAGCAGCTCTCTCCACGGTCAACCCCGATGGGGTGGCCTGTCTCTGGCCTGTCGACCAGCTACCGGAGTCTGCAGAAGCCCCATCGTTTGTGTTGGCCCTTGATCGTGTGCAGGATCCCGGCAACGTCGGCACCTTGCTGCGCACCGCGCTGGCTGCCGATGTTGAGGAGGTCTGGCTTGCTGCAGGTGCTGACCCCTTGGCTCCGAAAGTGGTGCGCTCAGCCGTTGGAGCAGTGCTGCGACTACCGCTCAGACGGTTGGGGCCTACGGATGTGGTTGGTGTCGAGCAGTTGACCGACAAGCTCAGCGCAGCCCGTGATCGTGGTCTTCAGGTGGTGGCGGCGCTGGTGCCTGACTCAGGAACTGGGATGCCGGTGATTCCTTACTGGCAGCTGGACTGGTGCCGTCCCACCGTGTTGGTGCTCGGTAATGAGGCAGCAGGTCTTCATCCAGCCCTGCAGGCCTGCTGCAGCCATGGGGTCACGCTTCCCCACAGCAGTCAGGTTGAGTCTCTCAATGTCGCCTCAGCAGCCGTTCCTCTCCTTTTGGAACGTCGACGGGCGACAATGACGGCCTCCTTGCAGCTGTCCGGGTGA
- a CDS encoding oligosaccharide repeat unit polymerase, translating to MAEKNREKNFNYTLVPFGALWIASNCAFIAIPAIAKSIYGVSPFHSRSLANLSLGRQTEAISIGIILFSIGIFTYSKAIVKTVRKDNQKHISKRIKRTRIQIKNAARTHANELGFIAISTSIAGIFFEAHTRFSSYLQEGIISKAITASMIREVSSNAFVFASIAALTHSHENSGKKEKITTTLFLFLILCIDVKTGSRSILLAHLSCLFCGAVIFKKFKKNQILKISAIALCTLLILIPAGETLRIARSKATFFRDDPIYGIKTIAASTDFRVNVESLVTHNRRNEFSDAAFLDQSTCKELLRSEKYSQANRESRESKEIERCIDHAESNIGFHDIWETKTNSNDGGVSQISDKNRWNKNILLLGFSQTEISKGETLNLYADLFQRGSLQAVGLWFLLMGISAKALESLITNATCRVPPIYGYMLASTPLFILNGSASYNTEFFIFGFPKLIIKLIAISVVTAGITIFLKKLVLKLDNQA from the coding sequence ATGGCGGAAAAGAATAGAGAAAAGAATTTTAACTACACACTAGTCCCCTTTGGAGCTCTTTGGATTGCATCAAACTGCGCATTCATAGCCATACCAGCCATTGCAAAATCAATATATGGAGTCAGTCCATTCCATTCAAGATCACTGGCAAACCTATCCTTGGGAAGGCAAACAGAAGCAATCTCAATAGGAATAATACTATTTAGTATTGGGATATTCACCTACAGCAAGGCAATAGTCAAGACAGTAAGAAAAGACAACCAGAAACATATTTCAAAAAGAATCAAGCGAACCAGGATACAAATCAAGAATGCTGCTCGCACTCACGCCAACGAACTTGGCTTCATAGCTATCAGCACATCAATAGCAGGTATTTTTTTTGAGGCTCATACAAGATTCAGTTCATATTTACAGGAAGGAATAATCTCAAAAGCAATTACTGCAAGCATGATCAGAGAAGTGAGTTCAAATGCGTTCGTTTTTGCTTCCATTGCAGCACTCACCCACAGCCACGAAAATTCTGGCAAAAAAGAAAAAATTACAACCACATTGTTTCTCTTTCTGATTTTATGTATCGACGTCAAAACTGGCAGTCGCAGCATTCTGCTAGCTCATCTCAGCTGCCTGTTCTGCGGAGCAGTAATATTTAAAAAATTTAAAAAAAATCAAATACTTAAGATATCAGCAATAGCGCTTTGTACGCTTCTTATCCTGATACCAGCCGGCGAAACACTAAGAATCGCTAGATCAAAAGCAACATTTTTCAGAGACGATCCAATCTATGGTATAAAAACAATAGCAGCATCAACCGATTTCAGAGTAAATGTAGAATCATTAGTCACTCATAACAGAAGAAACGAGTTTTCCGACGCAGCATTTTTAGATCAATCAACTTGCAAAGAACTGCTTAGAAGTGAAAAGTATAGTCAAGCCAATAGAGAAAGTCGAGAAAGCAAAGAAATTGAAAGGTGTATAGATCATGCCGAGTCCAATATAGGATTTCATGATATATGGGAAACAAAGACTAACTCCAATGATGGCGGAGTTTCACAAATAAGCGATAAAAATAGATGGAACAAAAACATTTTACTTCTTGGATTTTCGCAAACAGAAATATCCAAAGGGGAGACGCTTAATTTATATGCTGATTTATTTCAACGTGGTAGCTTACAAGCAGTTGGGCTATGGTTTTTGTTGATGGGAATAAGTGCTAAGGCACTAGAAAGCCTCATAACAAATGCAACCTGCAGAGTACCTCCTATTTATGGGTATATGCTTGCTTCAACTCCCTTATTTATATTGAATGGTTCAGCCAGCTACAATACTGAATTTTTTATTTTTGGCTTTCCAAAATTAATCATCAAACTCATTGCAATATCAGTAGTAACAGCAGGAATTACCATTTTCCTAAAAAAGCTGGTCTTAAAACTTGACAATCAAGCCTGA
- the sodN gene encoding superoxide dismutase, Ni translates to MFRSALSAIFRALPAEAAQAHCDGPCGVYDPASARVAAEAVLSMTKKLKAIEAPAAGDASALAHYNNTFSRYVAIKEEEATKAKKELMILWTDYFKPDHLATFPDLHDTFWKAAKLCSACKVNIDQGKAEELMAAVEKIHGMFWQSKGRNDAWVTASRVHHLLGEPL, encoded by the coding sequence TCAGCCATCTTTCGCGCACTACCTGCTGAAGCAGCACAAGCCCACTGCGATGGTCCTTGTGGGGTCTACGACCCTGCTTCAGCGCGTGTTGCAGCGGAAGCTGTTCTCTCAATGACCAAAAAGCTCAAGGCCATCGAAGCGCCTGCAGCAGGCGACGCGTCAGCTCTCGCGCATTACAACAACACGTTTTCGCGCTACGTGGCGATCAAGGAAGAGGAAGCAACCAAGGCCAAGAAAGAGCTGATGATCCTCTGGACGGACTACTTCAAGCCCGATCACCTCGCCACGTTCCCCGACCTGCACGACACCTTCTGGAAAGCAGCAAAACTCTGCAGCGCCTGCAAGGTCAACATCGATCAGGGCAAGGCAGAGGAGCTGATGGCAGCCGTTGAAAAAATCCATGGCATGTTCTGGCAGTCCAAAGGCCGCAACGACGCCTGGGTCACCGCCTCCAGAGTGCATCACCTACTGGGTGAACCACTGTGA